The Muribaculum intestinale genome includes the window GGATATGCCTAGTTATATCTTGTTGAAGGATCGGTGAGCATGAAGTCGACCGTCACCGGAAAGAATGTAACCCTCGTTCCGGAACAGAAAGCTACGCTGATATATGCAACCGGCGACATCAATGTGACCTCAGTCGATTACAATGACAATCCTTTAGCCTGGAAATCGCGACGGTTGATGTTCCGCAATGCTATGCTGCCTACCGTGGTATCAAGGATGGAGGAATACTATGGATATACGTTTACTCTTGACAGCAGTCTTGTTTCAGAACGGCTTACCGGAATGATATCTCGATAATATTGAACTGGCTACAGCTGTAGTCGAAAAAACATTCAATACCACGCTCGCCCGTGTAGACCGGTAATTCGGGGATTGCCATCGGGCTTAATATGCGTCGGTTACGACGGTCTGTAGACTGTAGTGGCTGACGCATTTATTATTAAACAAGCTATAAGTGTTAAACAATGCGGAAGACGTAAGTTCTTCAGGCATATTTGCAAAAAAAACGGTTTAGTTGGATGATTGCGCGCTATGTATCTGAATATAAGTCCTATAGTGGTTGATGGATAGTTGGTATTGTGATAGGCTCCGGGCAAGAAACATTCGGCGGCCGCGCAAACATCAATGTGAAATACCAGAATGTCACCTTCGGCGCAAATACAAGTATAGCGCACATCTTATATGATATAGTGCCTACAGAGGACCGTTTCACTAAAGAAACCATACCGTCGCTCGCGTTGGCAATGGCTTCTATCTTTCCCGTATATAATGAGGACGGCAGCTATAATTTCGACAATTACAACTGGAGTTATAAGCAGCAGGCTGTAATTAACCCGGTGGCTCTGGCTAATGAGCGTGAAGACCGTATGAAACGCAACAAGGTAATGGGCAAGACTTTCTTCAGTTGGGAAATAATAAGCGGCCTTAACTTGAAAACCGAATTCAGCACCGCCTGGAACAGTTACCGCAGGGAGATTTATCGTCCGTCGACACTGCCTACATCGGTAAACAAAGTGCCGCCGTCGAATCCCGAAGGCACGCTGCGCATAAAAGATTATCTAAGCTGGACATGGGAGAATACACTGTCGTATAACACCCGCATAAATAATATTCATGATATTTCTGCCGTGCTTGGTCAGTCTATGCAACGTGAATCAATAGAAGGAAGCCGTATTACGGCCAATGGCTTTCCGAATGATCTTGTCACGACTCTTAATGCGTCGACAGTGGCGACCAATTAGGATTCTTCCAGGCAGGCATTGTCGCTGGCATCGGTATTTGCCAGAATACAGTATAATTACGACAGCCGCTATCTGTTGTCGGCGTCGTTGCGTGCTGACGGCTCATCGCGTTTCGGTAGCAATAACCGGTGGGGATACTTCCCTTCGGTGTCGGCCGGATGATATCTGTCGGAAGAAAGTTTCCTGAAAGACTATACATGGCTTGACGCATTGAAACTACGTGCAAGTTATGGTGTGTCGGGTAATTTCAGTATCGGCAATTACGACTACTATGCATCGCTGGTTGCCGACAATTATGTAGTAGGCACCGGTGTGGGGTCTGTTGCTCCCGGACTTTATCCGTCGACAATCAGCACCCCGGATTTGGGATGGGAAAAGACAAAGATGACCAATATCGGTCTGGAGTTCGGTGTGTTCAATATGTTGCGTCTGGAAGTGGATGTATATAACAGTAATACTTCCGATATGCTATTGAATGTCCCCACTCCTTATTTGGCGGGTTTCCCCCGAGAGATATGGATATGCATCGGTCGAGAGCGATATAAAATCCAATGATGAAGATTGTGAGGATTTCAACGATGCACAGAAAATGGTATTGCGGATGCCTGCTATATGGATTCTTGCTTTTGCAAGTGCATTCATGTATATAAGCTGTTATGCGGTAAACAGCAGGGGCGTGTTTTTTCTGCAGGCAGAGAAAGGTTATGACACAATTGATGCGAGCTTTATAATATCTATCAGTTCGGTCTGCGGGATTGTCGGCACTGAATTTTCGGGATTGATTTCCGATCGTTTTTTCAGAGGGAGTCGCAATGTACCGGCACTGATATTCGGCATTCTTAATGTGGCTGCTTTGTCAATGTTCCTTCTGATTCCCGGACGTCATTTCTGGGTCGATGTTTTGTTGATGATAATGTTCGGGCTTGGTATCGGTGTGCTGATATGCTTTCTCGGGGGCTTGATGGCGGTAGACATAGCTCCTAAAAAAGCCTCTGGCGCGGCTTTGGGTATAGTGGGTATTGCATCGTATATCGGAGCGGCACTTCAGGATATCATGAACGGTGTGCTTATAGAGAATAATAAGACGATGACAGAAAGTGGCGGTGTCTACGATTTTACTTGTGTGGGATATTTCTGGATAGGTGCGGCAATGTTATCGGTATTGCTCACTCTTTGTGTATGGAATGCCCCAAAAAATAACTGAAAGCGATACACAGCATATGCTGTGCTTTATCAGTATGCAATAGGTATCGGATTGAGCAGGCCGACAGATTGAGTAGATGACAACAAGTAAAAATATCTGGAGAGGAGCAATGCTCACGAATTACTGTTATGACGGGACTATAGGTGCTCCGATTTTATCGAAATATCTTTTCGATAGTGTAATTGTTATATAGCGTATGGGTGGGCCGTTGCTCCTGAGACAGTAGTATGAATTGTAGCAAGCTGAGAAATAAGAGTATCTAAAGTAGATTGATGCCTGCATTTTTACATGCTTCAATCTGTTCCGGTGGCCATATCGAGGCCTGCACTTCTCCAATGTGTGCTTTTTGGAGGATAAACATGCACAGGCGGCTCTGGCCGATGCCACCACCGATGGAGTAGGGGAGTTGTCCGTCGAGCAGGGATTTGTGGAATCGCAATTGGCTGCGTTCGGTACAGCAACGCTTGTCAAGCTGCTCTCGAAGTGACTCCGGACTTACGCGTATTCCCATTGATGACAGTTCGAATGAGGACGATAGCACGGGGTTCCAGAAAATCAAGTCGCCGTTGAGTCCTGTATATCCGTCGGAGTTTGGGGTAATCCAGTCATCGTAATCGGGTGCCCGGCCGTCGTGTGGCTCTCCGTTGCTCAGTTCATTTCCGATACCGATGAGGAATATTGCGCCGTATTCTTGGGCGGCTGCATCCTCGCGTTGGCGGGGTGTCAGGTCGGGATATTGCTGTAGTAGTTCTTCGGTGTGGATGAATGTCAGTTTTTCAGGAAGCACCGGGGTAATGTGAGGGAACTGTCGGTATATGCGGTCTTCAATAAGTCGGACTACGTCGTAAATTTTTGTTACAGTTTCCTTAAGATAGTTGAGGTTGCGATCTTTAGGTGAGATTGTTTTTTCCCAGTCCCATTGGTCGACATAGAGCGAGTGGGTATTGTCAAGGTCCTCGAATGTGCGGATTGCATTCATGTCGGTATACAGTCCGAATCCGGGAGCTATATCATAAGCTCCAAGTTTGGCTCGTTTCCATTTTGCCAGGGAATGGACTACTTCGGCTTTGGCTCCTCCCATCGCATCAATCTGGAATGATACCGCGTGTTCGACTCCGTTGAGGTCATCATTCAGGCCGGTGCCGCTGAGTACAAAAAGCGGAGCGGTGACTCGCCGCAGGTTTAGGGCGCGTGCCAATTCGGTTTGAAAGCCTTCTTTTATTGTCTTGATGGCAATCTCAGTGGTCTCCGGGAGGAGTTTCTGCTTATATTTTTTAGGAATGATAAGTGGCATAGTCGTGATACATTTGTTAATAGTATGCCGCAAAGTAAAGCAAATGTTTTATAAAAAGCAAATTTATATGACAAAAAGATTGATTTGGTTTGGAGTTTGTTTCAAAGTGGCGGTAGCGTGTGCTTTTGTCTGTTCGTTACGGTGGTTTGTGAGGGTGAGGTAGATGATATTTGCAATGTAAAATCGAACTGATGAGATTAACAGTTGTTATACTTCTGTAACAACTATATCTCAACAATGGATTAATGATTAGCTTAAGATACCTCATATTATTAATGTGCATATTGTCGGGCGCCTGTACTGTGTCGGCCCAAATGCCTATAAAGCTGCGGGTGCTTCCGGAGGTGCCGCCGGATAGTGCTGACGTGGCCTATTATTCAAAGCCGCATTTCTGGCGTGCGGCAGGAGAGGTGGTGGGGTTTAATCTGGGCTTATGGGCATTTGACCGTTATGTGCAGCGCGGAGATTTTGCATACATAAGTATGAACAGTGTCAAGGAAAATTTTCGCAAAGGATTTAAATGGGATAACGACAAGCTGGGGACAAATATGTTTCTGCACCCCTATAACGGAAGTCTCTATTATAATTCAGCACGAAGCAATGGTTTCAACTACTGGCAGTCTGCTCTGTTTTCTATTGGAGGTAGCGCTATGTGGGAGCTTTTTATGGAATGTGAATATCCCTCGACCAATGACATTATAGCTACTCCGATAGGTGGCACGGCAATCGGAGAGGTGTTTTTCCGCGCGTCAGATGCAATCATAGATGACCGCGATACCGGAGCTTCCCGGTTTGGCCGAGAAGCTGCGGTGTTTGTAATTTCACCGATGAGGGGACTTACACGTATTATCACAGGTGATGCCTGGCGCGTTCGTACCACACGTGGGCGTCTGTATGGGACACCTCCGGTATCGGTCGAATTCTCTGTGGGTACTCGCGGGATATACCTTAACGATGAGGCATCGTCGTCGGCAGTAGGTGCGACTGCAGAGATAAATGTAGAATATGGTGACAGGTTTGAGGTGACTTCAACCAATCCGTTCGATTATTTTACAGTCAGAGCAGATCTTGGTGTAGTAAGCCGTCAGCCGCTGTTGAGTCAGCTCAATATAAAA containing:
- a CDS encoding FecR domain-containing protein, producing MKSTVTGKNVTLVPEQKATLIYATGDINVTSVDYNDNPLAWKSRRLMFRNAMLPTVVSRMEEYYGYTFTLDSSLVSERLTGMISR
- a CDS encoding TonB-dependent receptor — translated: MSLASVFARIQYNYDSRYLLSASLRADGSSRFGSNNRWGYFPSVSAG
- a CDS encoding TonB-dependent receptor domain-containing protein, with protein sequence MKLRASYGVSGNFSIGNYDYYASLVADNYVVGTGVGSVAPGLYPSTISTPDLGWEKTKMTNIGLEFGVFNMLRLEVDVYNSNTSDMLLNVPTPYLAGFPREIWICIGRERYKIQ
- the asnA gene encoding aspartate--ammonia ligase — translated: MPLIIPKKYKQKLLPETTEIAIKTIKEGFQTELARALNLRRVTAPLFVLSGTGLNDDLNGVEHAVSFQIDAMGGAKAEVVHSLAKWKRAKLGAYDIAPGFGLYTDMNAIRTFEDLDNTHSLYVDQWDWEKTISPKDRNLNYLKETVTKIYDVVRLIEDRIYRQFPHITPVLPEKLTFIHTEELLQQYPDLTPRQREDAAAQEYGAIFLIGIGNELSNGEPHDGRAPDYDDWITPNSDGYTGLNGDLIFWNPVLSSSFELSSMGIRVSPESLREQLDKRCCTERSQLRFHKSLLDGQLPYSIGGGIGQSRLCMFILQKAHIGEVQASIWPPEQIEACKNAGINLL
- a CDS encoding DUF3943 domain-containing protein, with product MPIKLRVLPEVPPDSADVAYYSKPHFWRAAGEVVGFNLGLWAFDRYVQRGDFAYISMNSVKENFRKGFKWDNDKLGTNMFLHPYNGSLYYNSARSNGFNYWQSALFSIGGSAMWELFMECEYPSTNDIIATPIGGTAIGEVFFRASDAIIDDRDTGASRFGREAAVFVISPMRGLTRIITGDAWRVRTTRGRLYGTPPVSVEFSVGTRGIYLNDEASSSAVGATAEINVEYGDRFEVTSTNPFDYFTVRADLGVVSRQPLLSQLNIKGRLIAREIYDVASRKMSVGLYQHFDYYDSDTIHKADPSHVSRVPYKLGIPASLGAGWMFRDASNPQWTLDTYLHGNVVMLGSILSDYYHVDERNYNLASGFSIKGGVNFVFNRDRFSASLSHEYYRLFTWKGYHRDTNLARSDPRTLDVQGDHSAASFNVSELRADLRIWNKLYLSAAVSHYHRSTRYRDYPHVKSNTTGVRVMLTYKL